From Streptomyces sp. TLI_053, a single genomic window includes:
- a CDS encoding lipid II flippase MurJ: MTTDRPTALPTTLPAPRPAPPGPGPAAAPRSRFLARAFGVTAVLSAAGSALGLLRDLLLARYFGANQGTDAFLVAWTVPETAAPLLIEDAMSFLMVPAFALALVLREERPDGPDPVRQVVRATLPWLLLALTTLSLGAALGAPQLVDLLAPGLADPRLAVTCTRITAITVLPFGVAGYLAAALRAHHRFTAPAGIYVAYNLGILVVLLSCHALWGVRSAAIGVALGSLLMAGLLIGPSLRALRTGPGRAARARRSRNALVLIPLALLPVGAFTLTRQAQVFIERYLGSGLPPGTISHLNYAAKVSQLAMTAGILICTVTFPLVARALAAGDLTAARDRVEKDLGQAAAVVLLGTAFLMACAPSVVALLFERGAFGPTDTAATAAVIRVYSFGLLAQALIGVMIRPYFSLRPVVRRAADPSPEDGGRRLLDWYPAAAMALGLVVTVTVGLLATPRFGALGLAAGNAAGITTAAALLLRGLVLRGIPLRLRRVLGGQARLLAAAAGAAALGAPVAGLTADPLLSTVLGGLTVALAFAALGTGLGAHEVRGPVRAAVRVLGPVPDPSPVADEGNPPHGR, translated from the coding sequence ATGACGACCGACCGACCGACCGCGCTGCCCACCACCCTGCCGGCCCCCCGCCCCGCCCCGCCCGGACCGGGACCGGCCGCCGCCCCCCGCAGCCGCTTCCTCGCCCGGGCCTTCGGCGTCACCGCCGTCCTCAGCGCCGCCGGCTCCGCCCTCGGACTGCTCCGCGACCTCCTGCTCGCCCGCTACTTCGGCGCCAACCAGGGCACCGACGCCTTCCTGGTCGCCTGGACCGTCCCCGAGACCGCCGCACCCCTGCTGATCGAGGACGCCATGTCCTTCCTCATGGTGCCCGCCTTCGCCCTCGCCCTGGTCCTGCGCGAGGAACGCCCCGACGGCCCCGACCCGGTCCGCCAGGTCGTCCGGGCCACCCTGCCCTGGCTGCTGCTCGCCCTCACCACCCTCTCCCTCGGCGCCGCCCTCGGCGCCCCCCAGCTCGTCGACCTGCTCGCCCCCGGCCTCGCCGACCCCCGACTCGCCGTCACCTGCACCCGGATCACCGCGATCACGGTGCTGCCGTTCGGCGTCGCCGGCTACCTCGCCGCCGCCCTGCGCGCCCACCACCGCTTCACCGCCCCGGCCGGCATCTACGTCGCCTACAACCTCGGCATCCTGGTCGTCCTGCTCAGCTGCCACGCCCTGTGGGGCGTGCGCTCCGCCGCGATCGGCGTCGCCCTCGGCAGCCTCCTCATGGCCGGCCTGCTGATCGGCCCGTCCCTGCGCGCCCTGCGCACCGGCCCCGGCCGCGCCGCCCGCGCCCGTCGCTCCCGCAACGCGCTGGTCCTGATCCCGCTCGCGCTGCTCCCCGTCGGCGCGTTCACCCTCACCCGCCAGGCCCAGGTCTTCATCGAGCGCTACCTCGGCTCGGGACTGCCGCCCGGCACCATCTCCCACCTCAACTACGCCGCCAAGGTCTCCCAGCTCGCCATGACCGCCGGGATCCTCATCTGCACCGTCACCTTCCCGCTGGTCGCCCGGGCCCTCGCCGCCGGAGACCTCACCGCCGCCCGCGACCGGGTCGAGAAGGACCTCGGCCAGGCCGCGGCCGTCGTCCTGCTCGGCACCGCCTTCCTGATGGCCTGCGCCCCCTCCGTGGTCGCCCTGCTCTTCGAACGCGGCGCCTTCGGCCCCACCGACACCGCCGCCACCGCCGCCGTGATCCGCGTCTACAGCTTCGGCCTGCTCGCCCAGGCACTGATCGGCGTCATGATCCGCCCCTACTTCTCGCTGCGCCCGGTGGTCCGCCGGGCCGCCGACCCCAGCCCCGAGGACGGCGGCCGCCGACTGCTCGACTGGTACCCGGCCGCCGCGATGGCCCTCGGCCTCGTCGTCACCGTCACCGTCGGACTGCTCGCCACCCCCCGCTTCGGCGCCCTCGGCCTGGCCGCCGGCAACGCGGCCGGCATCACCACCGCCGCCGCCCTGCTGCTGCGCGGCCTCGTCCTGCGCGGCATCCCGCTGCGCCTGCGGCGCGTCCTCGGCGGCCAGGCCCGGCTGCTCGCCGCCGCGGCCGGCGCCGCCGCCCTCGGCGCGCCGGTGGCCGGCCTCACCGCCGACCCGCTGCTCTCCACCGTCCTCGGCGGCCTCACCGTCGCGCTGGCCTTCGCCGCCCTGGGCACCGGTCTCGGCGCCCACGAGGTGCGCGGTCCGGTCCGCGCCGCCGTCCGGGTCCTGGGACCCGTTCCCGACCCGTCACCTGTCGCCGATGAAGGGAACCCTCCTCATGGACGCTGA
- a CDS encoding O-antigen ligase family protein gives MALTLAAPPHPARLLRRAGGVLQERPALLAAATVLLVCVPTGEKDVAAAVHITAADLASLALVALTAVNLLRGRTPALGRADAVRFGAIVTAAAVATVGSIDPATSLTGFVRLTQVFVLVPAAVLCSLRDRTDQRLVLGSFVAAALIQGVVGVHQFLTGTGASYTGRPIRAVGTFGALDIMAMSTVVAYGLLAALALALGERGPDGDPRLRRAMFAAAAFLALPLAVSFSRGSWIATAAAATVLLLRADARLAVRGALLGAAAAVVLVGGLGLGGSGVTDRLSSIGSVSAAPDQSVSDRYDLWATAGRIWQDHPVSGAGPKAFQQLRDSHAPLRLSSGSDAADATIGFQREPLLSPHNMYFLVLSEQGLIGIVAYGMLFLGLLLGCLRHARGRGPALAALALLTWVLIDFLYADIGGTTTVLTSVVLGLAARAARPPAGTP, from the coding sequence GTGGCCCTGACCCTCGCCGCACCACCGCACCCCGCCCGGCTGTTACGGCGTGCGGGCGGCGTCCTCCAGGAACGCCCAGCCCTGCTGGCCGCCGCCACCGTGCTGCTGGTCTGCGTCCCCACCGGGGAGAAGGACGTCGCCGCCGCCGTCCACATCACCGCCGCCGACCTCGCCTCCCTCGCCCTGGTCGCCCTCACCGCCGTCAACCTGCTGCGCGGCCGCACCCCCGCCCTCGGCCGCGCCGACGCCGTCCGGTTCGGCGCGATCGTGACCGCCGCCGCCGTCGCCACCGTCGGCTCCATCGACCCGGCGACCAGCCTCACCGGCTTCGTCCGGCTCACCCAGGTGTTCGTGCTCGTCCCCGCCGCCGTGCTCTGCTCCCTGCGCGACCGCACCGACCAGCGCCTCGTCCTCGGCTCCTTCGTCGCCGCCGCGCTGATCCAGGGCGTCGTCGGCGTCCACCAGTTCCTCACCGGGACCGGCGCCTCCTACACCGGCCGCCCGATCCGCGCCGTCGGCACCTTCGGCGCCCTCGACATCATGGCGATGTCCACCGTCGTCGCCTACGGCCTGCTCGCCGCCCTCGCCCTCGCCCTCGGCGAACGCGGACCCGACGGCGACCCCCGGCTGCGCCGGGCCATGTTCGCCGCCGCCGCCTTCCTCGCCCTCCCGCTCGCCGTCTCCTTCAGCCGCGGCAGCTGGATCGCCACCGCCGCGGCCGCCACCGTCCTGCTGCTGCGCGCCGACGCCAGGCTCGCCGTCCGCGGCGCCCTGCTCGGCGCGGCCGCCGCCGTCGTCCTCGTCGGCGGCCTCGGCCTCGGCGGCTCCGGCGTCACCGACCGGCTCAGCTCCATCGGCTCCGTCTCCGCCGCCCCCGACCAGTCGGTCTCCGACCGCTACGACCTGTGGGCCACCGCCGGCCGGATCTGGCAGGACCACCCCGTCTCCGGCGCCGGCCCCAAGGCCTTCCAGCAACTGCGCGACAGCCACGCCCCGCTCCGGCTCTCCTCCGGCAGCGACGCCGCCGACGCCACCATCGGCTTCCAGCGCGAACCCCTGCTCTCCCCGCACAACATGTACTTCCTGGTCCTCAGCGAACAGGGCCTGATCGGCATCGTCGCCTACGGAATGCTCTTCCTCGGCCTCCTGCTCGGCTGCCTGCGCCACGCGCGCGGCCGCGGCCCCGCCCTCGCCGCCCTCGCCCTGCTCACCTGGGTCCTGATCGACTTCCTCTACGCCGACATCGGCGGCACCACCACGGTGCTGACCTCGGTCGTCCTCGGCCTCGCCGCCCGCGCGGCCCGACCCCCGGCGGGCACGCCATGA
- a CDS encoding exopolysaccharide biosynthesis polyprenyl glycosylphosphotransferase: MTIDHDSVPRPGRSLSGPPRPATGLLDRPARSAQTRSAAPARRHRRPVRARLALPVALVAVDALALCTATGVANRALDPAVRVAPLLGVAALLPLLLLLNLAGGLYRTRLTLSVLDELPALTARALVASAFAISLAGCLEGHWPDTGPATPARLIVLLGTQLLLAVCGRALLYHLVRRIRRSRPSPVLVLGAGRLGRRVAAALNERGEYGMRPIGFLDPDPPLLAGDTDLPVLGGREVLEREVRRHRVHHVVATAGAADEAETAAALRDAARLGCQVWLVPALREYGSLTAGRLTGADHLWGYPCLRVGRAATRRPGWAAKRTLDVTAAATGLLLLSPVLALCALAVRFDTGPGVLFRQQRTGLDGRVFTVLKFRTLRPSNEHESATRWNISQDHRMGAVGRLMRRSSLDELPQLWNVLRGDMSLVGPRPERPYFVMRFSQAYPEYADRHRVPVGLTGLAQVNGLRGDTSIEDRARFDNRYIESWSLWQDVKILCRTAALMLHPDGS; this comes from the coding sequence ATGACCATTGACCACGACAGCGTGCCAAGGCCCGGGCGGTCCCTGTCAGGCCCGCCCAGGCCCGCCACCGGGCTGCTCGACCGCCCGGCGCGCTCCGCCCAGACCCGCAGCGCCGCCCCGGCCCGCCGGCACCGCCGCCCGGTCCGCGCCCGGCTCGCCCTGCCCGTCGCCCTGGTCGCCGTCGACGCCCTCGCCCTCTGCACCGCCACCGGCGTCGCCAACCGCGCCCTCGACCCCGCCGTCCGGGTGGCACCCCTGCTCGGCGTCGCCGCCCTGCTGCCCCTGCTCCTCCTGCTCAACCTGGCCGGCGGCCTCTACCGCACCCGCCTCACCCTCTCCGTCCTCGACGAGCTGCCCGCCCTCACCGCGCGGGCGCTCGTCGCCTCCGCCTTCGCCATCAGCCTGGCCGGCTGCCTCGAAGGCCACTGGCCCGACACCGGCCCCGCCACCCCGGCCCGGCTGATCGTCCTGCTCGGCACCCAGCTCCTGCTCGCCGTCTGCGGCCGCGCCCTGCTCTACCACCTGGTGCGCCGGATCCGCCGCAGCCGCCCCAGCCCCGTCCTGGTGCTCGGCGCCGGCCGCCTCGGCCGCCGCGTCGCCGCCGCCCTCAACGAACGCGGCGAGTACGGGATGCGTCCGATCGGCTTCCTCGACCCCGACCCGCCGCTGCTCGCCGGCGACACCGACCTGCCCGTGCTGGGCGGCCGCGAAGTACTCGAACGCGAAGTCCGCCGCCACCGCGTCCACCACGTGGTCGCCACCGCCGGCGCCGCCGACGAGGCCGAGACCGCCGCCGCCCTGCGCGACGCCGCCCGCCTCGGCTGCCAGGTCTGGCTGGTCCCCGCCCTGCGCGAGTACGGCTCCCTCACCGCCGGCCGTCTCACCGGCGCCGACCACCTCTGGGGCTACCCCTGCCTGCGGGTCGGCCGCGCCGCCACCCGCCGCCCCGGCTGGGCCGCCAAGCGGACCCTGGACGTCACCGCCGCCGCGACCGGCCTGCTGCTGCTCTCGCCCGTACTCGCCCTCTGCGCGCTCGCCGTCCGCTTCGACACCGGCCCCGGCGTCCTCTTCCGCCAGCAGCGCACCGGCCTCGACGGCCGGGTCTTCACCGTCCTCAAGTTCCGCACCCTGCGGCCCAGCAACGAGCACGAGTCCGCCACCCGCTGGAACATCTCCCAGGACCACCGGATGGGCGCCGTCGGCCGGCTGATGCGCCGCAGCTCCCTCGACGAACTCCCGCAGCTGTGGAACGTGCTCCGCGGCGACATGAGCCTCGTCGGCCCCCGCCCCGAACGCCCCTACTTCGTCATGCGGTTCAGCCAGGCCTACCCCGAGTACGCGGACCGCCACCGCGTCCCCGTCGGCCTCACCGGCCTCGCCCAGGTCAACGGCCTGCGCGGGGACACCTCGATCGAGGACCGGGCCCGCTTCGACAACCGCTACATCGAGAGCTGGAGCCTCTGGCAGGACGTCAAGATCCTGTGCCGCACCGCGGCCCTCATGCTCCACCCGGACGGGAGCTGA
- a CDS encoding glycosyltransferase, whose translation MTILHISQPVDGGVARVVVDLVRGQREAGHRVLVACPRGGRLAEEAAAVGALVQDWPAGRSPGPATAAEAWRLRRIVRAAAPDMLHLHSAKAGLAGRLAVRGAVPTVFQPHAWSFAAVDGALAAATLRWERYATRWAHRLLCVSVQERTDGIAAGLHADWAVVPNGVDVRHYAPADRRAARIALGLELDAPLAVCVGRLCRQKGQDVLLAAWPEVARRVPAARLALVGGGPEEARLAATVREGAEPSRVRLVGDVADPRPWLAAADLVVLPSRWEGMALAPLEAMASGRPVLLTDVPGARECLPPVERASAVVPPGDADALVTRMAEALSDPIECERRGLRLREHAAARHDVRSVVEQVDALYRDLLGAGPAAGRRRARVPQRI comes from the coding sequence ATGACGATCCTTCACATTTCCCAACCCGTCGACGGTGGAGTGGCCCGCGTCGTGGTCGACCTGGTCCGGGGGCAGCGCGAGGCCGGCCACCGGGTGCTGGTCGCCTGTCCGCGCGGCGGCCGGCTGGCCGAGGAGGCCGCCGCGGTCGGTGCGCTGGTCCAGGACTGGCCCGCCGGCCGTTCGCCCGGCCCGGCCACCGCGGCCGAGGCCTGGCGGCTGCGCCGGATCGTCCGGGCCGCCGCGCCCGACATGCTCCATCTGCACAGCGCCAAGGCCGGGCTGGCCGGCCGGCTGGCGGTCCGCGGCGCGGTGCCCACGGTCTTCCAGCCGCACGCCTGGTCCTTCGCCGCGGTGGACGGCGCGCTGGCCGCCGCCACCCTGCGCTGGGAGCGGTACGCGACCCGCTGGGCGCACCGGCTGCTCTGCGTCTCGGTCCAGGAGCGGACCGACGGCATCGCGGCCGGACTGCACGCCGACTGGGCGGTGGTGCCCAACGGCGTGGACGTGCGCCACTACGCGCCCGCCGACCGCCGGGCGGCCCGGATCGCGCTCGGTCTGGAGCTCGACGCCCCGCTCGCGGTCTGCGTGGGCCGGCTCTGCCGTCAGAAGGGCCAGGACGTGCTGCTCGCCGCCTGGCCGGAGGTGGCGCGCCGGGTGCCGGCCGCCCGGCTGGCGCTGGTCGGCGGCGGACCGGAGGAGGCCCGGCTGGCCGCGACGGTCCGGGAGGGCGCCGAGCCGTCCCGGGTCCGGCTGGTGGGAGACGTCGCGGACCCCCGGCCGTGGCTGGCGGCGGCCGATCTGGTGGTACTGCCCTCGCGCTGGGAGGGCATGGCGCTGGCCCCGCTGGAGGCGATGGCCTCCGGGCGTCCGGTGCTGCTGACCGATGTGCCGGGCGCGCGGGAGTGCCTGCCGCCGGTCGAACGCGCGTCCGCCGTGGTGCCGCCCGGCGACGCGGACGCGCTGGTCACTCGAATGGCCGAGGCGCTGTCCGATCCGATCGAGTGCGAGCGGCGCGGGCTGCGCCTGCGCGAGCACGCCGCGGCCCGCCATGATGTTCGCTCGGTGGTCGAACAGGTGGACGCGCTCTACCGCGACCTGCTGGGGGCCGGTCCGGCGGCCGGGCGGCGCCGCGCCCGTGTCCCGCAGCGGATCTGA
- a CDS encoding SRPBCC family protein, protein MGQVQATTERVYDAAPERVYEALADYQVIRPKLLPAQYSEYEVRVGGTGAGTQVHWKLQATEKRIRDCLLTVSAPRPDQLVEKDANSSMVVTWTVAAAGEGRTRVTVTATWQGATGIGGFFERTFAPKGLNRIHDEVLANLAAEVR, encoded by the coding sequence ATGGGACAGGTGCAGGCCACCACCGAGCGGGTCTACGACGCGGCCCCCGAGCGGGTGTACGAGGCGCTGGCCGACTACCAGGTGATCCGCCCCAAGCTGCTGCCCGCGCAGTACAGCGAGTACGAGGTCCGGGTCGGCGGCACCGGGGCGGGCACCCAGGTGCACTGGAAGCTCCAGGCCACCGAGAAGCGGATCCGCGACTGCCTGCTCACCGTCTCGGCGCCGCGGCCGGACCAGCTGGTGGAGAAGGACGCCAACTCCAGCATGGTGGTCACCTGGACCGTCGCGGCGGCCGGCGAGGGCCGGACCAGGGTCACCGTCACGGCCACCTGGCAGGGCGCGACCGGTATCGGCGGCTTCTTCGAGCGGACCTTCGCGCCCAAGGGCCTGAACCGGATCCACGACGAGGTGCTCGCCAACCTGGCCGCCGAGGTGCGCTGA
- a CDS encoding HipA family kinase has product MLEQVTAVRYVDPLRAGGSVPGVVETDDLGTYVVKFTGAAQGRKALVAEVIVGELARRLGLRVPELRLVDFDPAVAEDEPDSEIQDILRASRGVNLGMDLLPGARDFRPGMIDVGPAEAGRVVWLDALTGNVDRTVHNPNLMVWHGRLWLIDNGAALIFHHRWSAAGASVGKRYDLSAHALGGYRPDVRLADEELGPLVTAGLLEQVVALVPDAWLADEPGFDSVGALRRAYVEHLAERAARSAEWLPEGFSTPEQLLDAERRRAARTRAGRPAWLREVPDLHGKPSVETVWEQHVE; this is encoded by the coding sequence GTGCTCGAACAGGTGACAGCAGTGCGCTACGTCGACCCGCTGCGGGCCGGCGGTTCCGTGCCCGGCGTGGTGGAGACCGACGACCTGGGCACCTACGTGGTGAAGTTCACCGGGGCCGCCCAGGGCCGGAAGGCGCTGGTGGCGGAGGTGATCGTCGGCGAGCTGGCCCGGCGGCTCGGCCTGCGGGTGCCGGAGCTGCGGCTGGTGGACTTCGACCCGGCGGTGGCCGAGGACGAGCCGGACAGCGAGATCCAGGACATCCTGCGGGCCAGCCGCGGCGTCAACCTCGGGATGGACCTGCTGCCCGGCGCCCGCGACTTCCGGCCCGGCATGATCGACGTCGGACCGGCCGAGGCCGGCCGGGTGGTGTGGCTGGACGCGCTCACCGGCAATGTCGACCGGACGGTGCACAACCCCAACCTCATGGTCTGGCACGGCCGGCTCTGGCTGATCGACAACGGCGCCGCGCTGATCTTCCACCACCGCTGGTCCGCGGCCGGCGCCTCGGTCGGCAAGCGGTACGACCTGAGCGCCCACGCCCTCGGCGGTTACCGCCCGGACGTGCGGCTGGCGGACGAGGAGCTGGGGCCGCTGGTCACCGCCGGACTGCTGGAGCAGGTGGTGGCCCTGGTGCCGGACGCCTGGCTGGCCGACGAGCCGGGGTTCGACTCGGTCGGGGCGCTGCGCCGGGCCTATGTGGAGCACCTGGCGGAACGGGCGGCCCGTTCGGCCGAGTGGCTTCCGGAGGGGTTCTCGACCCCCGAGCAGCTGCTCGACGCGGAGCGGCGGCGGGCCGCGCGGACCAGGGCCGGACGGCCGGCCTGGCTGCGCGAGGTGCCGGACCTGCACGGCAAGCCGTCGGTGGAGACGGTGTGGGAGCAGCACGTCGAGTGA
- a CDS encoding S8 family serine peptidase — MSVPRISRTRIAAVGVVLATAGALALPAGSAFAAGAETTTGPLLSYVVNTKANHGQVQKVETAVKALGGTVVYSYEQIGVVIARSTDTQFAAKLRKAKAVESVGASRTKGITASEDKVAEVAAAPTAAPAAGEEPYWANQWDMRQIGVDKAHKLSLGSNKVTVGVLDSGIDGTHEDLAANVDASQSVSCIDGGKPNTAWDAWQPGVDGAHGTHVAGTIAAAKNGKGIEGIAPNVKLAAVKVVDDGGFIYPEYAICGFVWAGEHKFKVTNNSYFVDPWMFNCQNDADQAAITTAVRRAVEFSQRKGVLNVAAAGNENIDLAHKTKDVASPDDTTPVERPITQDCLNLPTELDGVVSVSSVGVNGDKSYYSSYGKNKVTVAAPGGDRIYQVPNTPDKNGRVLSTIPGGGYGYMQGTSMASPHAAGVLALLAGTFPWASPEELTELLTNQAESHACPSGPYNPGGTGTWAATCEGGADDNGFYGAGIINAEKAVQWWR, encoded by the coding sequence ATGAGTGTTCCTCGGATCAGCCGGACCCGGATCGCGGCGGTGGGCGTCGTCCTCGCCACCGCCGGAGCCCTCGCGCTCCCGGCCGGCAGCGCCTTCGCCGCCGGGGCGGAGACGACCACCGGTCCGCTGCTCAGCTACGTCGTCAACACCAAGGCCAACCACGGCCAGGTCCAGAAGGTCGAGACCGCGGTCAAGGCCCTCGGCGGCACCGTCGTCTACTCCTACGAGCAGATCGGCGTGGTGATCGCCCGCTCGACCGACACCCAGTTCGCCGCCAAGCTGCGCAAGGCGAAGGCCGTCGAGTCGGTCGGCGCCAGCCGCACCAAGGGCATCACCGCCTCCGAGGACAAGGTCGCCGAGGTCGCCGCCGCCCCGACCGCCGCCCCCGCCGCCGGCGAGGAGCCCTACTGGGCCAACCAGTGGGACATGCGTCAGATCGGTGTCGACAAGGCCCACAAGCTGTCCCTCGGCAGCAACAAGGTCACCGTCGGCGTGCTGGACTCCGGCATCGACGGCACCCACGAGGACCTCGCCGCCAACGTCGACGCCTCGCAGTCGGTCTCCTGCATCGACGGCGGCAAGCCGAACACCGCCTGGGACGCGTGGCAGCCGGGCGTCGACGGCGCCCACGGCACCCACGTGGCCGGCACCATCGCCGCCGCCAAGAACGGCAAGGGCATCGAGGGCATCGCCCCGAACGTCAAGCTCGCCGCGGTGAAGGTCGTCGACGACGGCGGCTTCATCTACCCGGAGTACGCCATCTGCGGCTTCGTCTGGGCCGGTGAGCACAAGTTCAAGGTCACGAACAACAGCTACTTCGTCGACCCGTGGATGTTCAACTGCCAGAACGACGCGGACCAGGCGGCGATCACCACCGCCGTCCGCCGCGCCGTCGAGTTCTCGCAGCGCAAGGGTGTCCTCAACGTCGCCGCCGCGGGCAACGAGAACATCGACCTGGCGCACAAGACCAAGGACGTCGCCAGCCCGGACGACACCACCCCGGTCGAGCGCCCGATCACCCAGGACTGCCTCAACCTGCCGACCGAGCTGGACGGCGTGGTCTCGGTCTCCTCCGTGGGTGTCAACGGCGACAAGTCGTACTACTCCAGCTACGGCAAGAACAAGGTCACCGTGGCCGCCCCCGGTGGCGACCGCATCTACCAGGTCCCGAACACCCCGGACAAGAACGGCCGCGTGCTGTCCACCATCCCGGGCGGCGGCTACGGCTACATGCAGGGCACCTCGATGGCCTCCCCGCACGCCGCCGGTGTGCTCGCGCTGCTGGCCGGCACCTTCCCGTGGGCCAGCCCCGAGGAGCTGACCGAGCTGCTCACCAACCAGGCCGAGTCGCACGCCTGCCCGTCGGGCCCGTACAACCCGGGCGGCACCGGCACCTGGGCCGCCACCTGCGAGGGCGGCGCGGACGACAACGGCTTCTACGGCGCGGGCATCATCAACGCCGAGAAGGCGGTCCAGTGGTGGCGCTGA
- a CDS encoding amidohydrolase family protein, with protein MPPPDVPALVDHHCHSVVTAELDDDALAGLLTESDRPPAPGTSPFDSALGLAVRRWCPPALGLPAHAPAEEYLARRRELGAPEATRLLLAAAGLDTCLVDTGLTEAAGRPLLSLDGFAGAAGARVREVVRIEPVAEAVTAPPGDWARAVRETLAAAAAGAVALKSVVAYRAGLAVPARRPSPAEVTAAAAAREHAGGGRLTDPVLLHELLHTALEVCAGLRLPLQLHTGFGDPDLTLHRADPSLLADFVRAAEPSGVPLVLLHGYPYHRQAAWLAQAFPLVYTDLGLTASYVGPRASAVLGEMLELAPFGKLLFSTDGYGLPELHLVGAAQFRHGLGSLLAGWRADGACTAADAERLARLVAADNARRLYAI; from the coding sequence GTGCCCCCGCCGGACGTCCCCGCGCTGGTCGACCACCACTGCCACAGCGTGGTGACGGCCGAGCTCGACGACGACGCCCTGGCGGGGCTGCTCACCGAGTCCGACCGCCCGCCCGCGCCCGGCACCTCGCCCTTCGACAGCGCGCTCGGGCTCGCCGTCCGCCGCTGGTGCCCGCCCGCGCTGGGGCTGCCCGCGCACGCGCCCGCCGAGGAGTACCTGGCCCGGCGGCGCGAGCTGGGCGCCCCCGAGGCCACCCGGCTGCTGCTGGCCGCCGCCGGACTGGACACCTGCCTGGTGGACACCGGGCTGACCGAGGCCGCCGGCCGCCCGCTGCTGTCGCTCGACGGGTTCGCCGGGGCCGCCGGCGCCCGGGTGCGCGAGGTGGTCCGGATCGAGCCGGTCGCCGAGGCCGTCACCGCTCCGCCCGGCGACTGGGCGCGGGCGGTGCGCGAGACACTGGCCGCCGCGGCCGCCGGCGCCGTCGCGCTCAAGTCGGTGGTGGCCTACCGGGCCGGCCTCGCGGTGCCCGCGCGGCGGCCCTCCCCGGCCGAGGTGACGGCGGCCGCCGCCGCCCGGGAGCACGCCGGCGGCGGCCGGCTGACCGACCCGGTCCTGCTGCACGAACTGCTCCACACCGCCCTGGAGGTCTGCGCCGGGCTGCGGCTGCCGCTCCAGCTGCACACCGGCTTCGGCGATCCCGATCTCACCCTGCACCGGGCCGACCCGTCACTGCTCGCCGACTTCGTGCGGGCCGCCGAGCCGTCGGGCGTCCCGCTGGTGCTGCTGCACGGCTACCCCTACCACCGGCAGGCCGCCTGGCTGGCCCAGGCCTTCCCGCTGGTGTACACCGACCTCGGGCTGACCGCCTCCTACGTCGGCCCGCGGGCGTCGGCGGTGCTCGGCGAGATGCTGGAGCTGGCGCCGTTCGGCAAACTGCTGTTCTCCACCGACGGCTACGGCCTGCCGGAGCTCCACCTGGTCGGCGCGGCGCAGTTCCGCCACGGCCTTGGCTCCCTGCTGGCCGGCTGGCGTGCCGACGGCGCCTGCACCGCGGCCGACGCCGAGCGGCTGGCCCGGCTGGTGGCGGCCGACAATGCCCGTCGACTGTACGCGATCTGA